The following are encoded in a window of Arvicanthis niloticus isolate mArvNil1 chromosome 1, mArvNil1.pat.X, whole genome shotgun sequence genomic DNA:
- the Klhl35 gene encoding kelch-like protein 35 encodes MRETLGREESEPGTEAPCAASCHAQRILQTLNAYRRSGTLTDVVLRAGGRDFPCHRAALSAASAHFRGLFAAGRPERAAAVVPVEPETPGTAAALAVVLDYVYGAGVRLRAEDEAAAVLALAERLGVAGLREECARFLEGRLRAANSLALRRVAAAFSLASLAERCGRVLRQAFVEVTRHADFLELAPDEVAALLADPALRVAREEAVFEAAMRWVRHDAPARRGQLRRLLEHVRLPLLAPAYFLEKVEADELLQACGDCRPLLLEARACFILGREAGTLRARPRRFMDLAEVIVVIGGCDRKGLLKLPFADAYHPESQRWTPLPSLPGYTRSEFASCALRNDIYVSGGHINSRDVWMFSSHLNTWIKVASMHKGRWRHKMVALQGQLFAVGGFDGLKRLRSVERYDPFSNTWAATAPLPEAVSSAAVAPCAGQLYVIGGAGQDGVNTDKVQCFDPKEDQWSLRSPAPFLQRCLEAVSLEDTIYVVGGLMSKIFTYDPGSDVWREAADLPSPVESCGVTVCDGKVHILGGRDEHGESTNSVFTFDPSSGQVEAQPSLQRCTSSHGCVTIVQSLSR; translated from the exons ATGCGGGAAACCCTGGGGCGCGAGGAGTCGGAGCCCGGCACGGAGGCCCCGTGCGCCGCGTCCTGCCACGCGCAGCGCATCCTGCAGACGCTCAACGCGTACCGCCGGAGCGGCACCCTGACCGACGTGGTGCTGCGCGCCGGAGGCCGCGACTTCCCGTGCCACCGCGCGGCGCTCAGCGCGGCCAGCGCCCACTTCCGCGGCTTGTTCGCGGCCGGCCGTCCCGAGCGCGCGGCGGCCGTGGTCCCGGTAGAGCCCGAGACGCCGGGGACGGCGGCGGCACTGGCTGTGGTGCTCGACTACGTGTACGGCGCGGGCGTGCGGCTGCGCGCAGAGGACGAGGCGGCCGCCGTGCTGGCGCTCGCCGAGCGGCTGGGCGTGGCCGGGCTGCGGGAGGAGTGCGCGCGCTTCCTGGAGGGCCGCCTGCGCGCCGCCAACAGCCTGGCGCTGCGCCGCGTCGCCGCCGCCTTCTCGCTCGCCTCTCTGGCCGAGCGCTGCGGCCGCGTGCTGCGCCAGGCCTTCGTGGAGGTGACTCGCCACGCCGACTTCCTGGAGCTCGCGCCCGACGAGGTGGCGGCGCTGCTGGCCGACCCCGCGCTGCGCGTGGCGCGCGAGGAGGCCGTGTTCGAGGCCGCCATGCGCTGGGTGCGCCACGACGCGCCGGCCCGCCGCGGGCAACTTCGCCGCCTCCTGGAGCACGTGCGCCTGCCGCTGCTGGCGCCCGCCTACTTCCTGGAGAAGGTGGAGGCGGACGAGCTGCTGCAGGCCTGCGGCGACTGCCGCCCTCTGCTGCTTGAGGCCCGCGCCTGCTTCATCCTGGGCCGGGAGGCAGGCACGCTCCGGGCCAGGCCACGGAG GTTCATGGACTTAGCTGAAGTGATCGTGGTCATTGGCGGGTGTGACCGAAAGGGCCTCCTGAAACTGCCTTTCGCGGATGCTTACCACCCAGAAAGCCAGCGCTGGACCCCACTGCCCAGCCTGCCTGGTTACACACGCTCTGAATTTGCCTCCTGTGCACTTCGAAATGACATTTACGTTTCTG GAGGTCACATCAACAGCCGTGATGTCTGGATGTTTAGCTCCCATCTGAACACCTGGATCAAGGTTGCCTCAATGCACAAGGGCAGGTGGAGGCACAAGATGGTAGCCCTGCAGGGACAG CTCTTTGCAGTCGGTGGCTTCGATGGCTTGAAACGCCTGCGCAGCGTGGAGCGCTATGACCCGTTCTCCAACACCTGGGCGGCCACAGCGCCCCTGCCGGAGGCCGTGAGCTCTGCAGCCGTAGCGCCCTGTGCTGGCCAGCTCTATGTGATTGGGGGCGCAGGGCAGGACGGTGTCAACACTGACAAG GTGCAGTGCTTTGACCCCAAGGAGGACCAGTGGAGTCTTCGGTCACCAGCACCCTTCTTGCAGCGGTGCCTTGAGGCTGTCTCCCTGGAAGACACCATTTATGTGGTGGGAGGCCTCATGAGCAAAATTTTCACCTATGACCCTGGCTCAGATGTCTGGAGAGAGGCAGCTGACCTGCCCAGCCCTGTG GAGAGCTGTGGCGTGACGGTGTGTGATGGGAAGGTCCACATCCTTGGTGGGCGGGATGAACACGGGGAAAGCACCAACAGTGTCTTCACCTTTGACCCCAGCAGCGGGCAGGTGGAGGCCCAGCCGTCCCTGCAACGCTGCACCAGCTCTCATGGCTGTGTCACTATCGTCCAGAGCCTGAGCAGATGA